From one Streptomyces mobaraensis genomic stretch:
- the sucD gene encoding succinate--CoA ligase subunit alpha, which produces MAIFLTKDSKVIVQGMTGSEGQKHTKRMLASGTNIVGGVNPRKAGTTVDFDGTEVPVFGSVKDAMEKTGADVTVIFVPEKFTKDAVVEAIEAEIELAVVITEGVAVHDTASFWALAQAKGNKTRIIGPNCPGLISPGQSNAGIIPADITKPGRIGLVSKSGTLTYQMMYELRDLGFSSCVGIGGDPIIGTTHIDALKAFEADPDTDLIVMIGEIGGDAEERAADFIKEHVTKPVVGYVAGFTAPEGKTMGHAGAIVSGSSGTAQAKKEALEAAGVKVGKTPSETARLARAALSA; this is translated from the coding sequence ATGGCTATCTTCCTCACCAAGGACAGCAAGGTCATCGTCCAGGGCATGACCGGCTCCGAGGGCCAGAAGCACACCAAGCGCATGCTGGCTTCCGGCACCAACATCGTCGGCGGCGTGAACCCGCGCAAGGCCGGCACCACCGTCGACTTCGACGGCACCGAGGTCCCGGTCTTCGGCTCCGTCAAGGACGCGATGGAGAAGACGGGTGCCGACGTCACCGTCATCTTCGTCCCGGAGAAGTTCACCAAGGACGCGGTCGTCGAGGCCATCGAGGCCGAGATCGAGCTGGCCGTCGTGATCACCGAGGGCGTCGCGGTGCACGACACCGCCTCGTTCTGGGCGCTCGCCCAGGCCAAGGGCAACAAGACCCGCATCATCGGCCCCAACTGCCCCGGCCTCATCAGCCCCGGCCAGTCCAACGCGGGCATCATCCCGGCCGACATCACCAAGCCCGGCCGCATCGGTCTCGTGTCCAAGTCCGGCACGCTGACCTACCAGATGATGTACGAGCTGCGTGACCTGGGCTTCTCGTCCTGCGTCGGTATCGGCGGCGACCCGATCATCGGCACCACGCACATCGACGCCCTCAAGGCGTTCGAGGCCGACCCCGACACCGACCTGATCGTCATGATCGGCGAGATCGGCGGCGACGCCGAGGAGCGTGCGGCGGACTTCATCAAGGAGCACGTCACCAAGCCGGTCGTCGGCTACGTGGCCGGTTTCACCGCGCCCGAGGGCAAGACGATGGGCCACGCCGGTGCGATCGTGTCCGGTTCGTCCGGCACCGCGCAGGCCAAGAAGGAGGCCCTGGAGGCCGCGGGCGTGAAGGTCGGCAAGACCCCGTCCGAGACCGCCCGCCTGGCGCGCGCCGCGCTGAGCGCCTGA
- a CDS encoding SWIM zinc finger family protein has protein sequence MNPQGEHRTADQTLAPPRDSASRTAGGRLATPGSWSGTGARPDAVWGECAGGGGRTYRTVVDTSDANRPSCACSCSSREVPCKHAVGLLLLWAAGHESVRPAEEPPPWAHEWLEGRRRRRASPSAVRPPAASAPSDRRAANRALRIAEGAEELERRLADLVHGGLAGSGGGAREEWDRAAARMVDAQAPGLAAVARELGSLPAAGPDWASRLLEECALLHTLNRAYARVDRLPAGLAATVRARVGITVDSAALSASAPPVRDEWLVLSQDDTSDDNSLITRRIRLQGRHTGRAALLLSYGAAGRTPGLSLPVGFSLDADLVFHPAAVPLRAVLGTRHGDPEPAAGPPPGVGVEAALAAYGTALRDDPWLDAWPVVLDGVVPLPDPDIGRRLADAEGDAALAVDARRTDESGWWRLVAVAAGRPVRVFGECGHRGFAPLAVWAPELISLRR, from the coding sequence ATGAATCCGCAGGGGGAACACCGGACGGCGGACCAGACGCTCGCGCCGCCACGCGACTCCGCGTCGCGCACGGCGGGCGGCAGGCTCGCGACGCCGGGATCGTGGTCGGGGACGGGAGCGCGCCCGGACGCGGTGTGGGGGGAGTGCGCGGGCGGCGGCGGCCGGACGTACCGGACCGTCGTCGACACCTCGGACGCCAACAGACCGAGCTGCGCGTGCAGTTGTTCAAGCCGCGAGGTGCCGTGCAAGCACGCGGTGGGGTTGCTGCTGCTGTGGGCGGCGGGTCACGAGTCCGTCCGGCCTGCCGAGGAGCCGCCGCCGTGGGCGCACGAGTGGCTGGAGGGGCGTCGGAGACGGCGGGCCTCTCCGTCTGCGGTCCGCCCTCCCGCCGCGTCGGCGCCGTCCGATCGCCGGGCGGCGAACCGGGCGCTCCGAATCGCCGAGGGCGCCGAGGAGTTGGAGCGTCGGCTCGCCGATCTGGTGCACGGCGGCCTCGCCGGTTCCGGCGGCGGCGCACGGGAGGAGTGGGACCGTGCCGCCGCCCGCATGGTCGACGCCCAGGCACCCGGACTCGCCGCGGTCGCCCGCGAGTTGGGCTCACTGCCCGCCGCGGGTCCGGACTGGGCCTCACGGCTGCTGGAGGAGTGCGCGCTCCTGCATACGCTCAACCGCGCGTACGCGCGCGTCGACCGGCTGCCCGCCGGACTGGCCGCGACCGTACGCGCCCGCGTCGGCATCACCGTGGACTCGGCCGCACTGTCGGCCTCCGCGCCACCCGTCCGGGACGAGTGGCTGGTCCTCTCGCAGGACGACACCTCCGACGACAACAGCCTCATCACGCGGCGCATCCGGCTCCAGGGGAGACACACCGGCCGCGCGGCGCTGCTGCTGTCCTACGGAGCGGCCGGCCGGACGCCCGGCCTCTCGCTCCCGGTCGGCTTCTCCCTCGACGCCGACCTGGTCTTCCATCCCGCCGCCGTGCCGCTGCGCGCCGTCCTCGGAACGCGCCACGGCGACCCGGAGCCCGCCGCCGGACCGCCGCCGGGCGTGGGCGTCGAGGCCGCCCTCGCCGCCTACGGGACGGCGCTGCGCGACGACCCGTGGCTCGACGCGTGGCCGGTGGTCCTCGACGGGGTGGTCCCCCTGCCCGATCCCGATATCGGCCGCCGGCTGGCCGACGCGGAGGGGGACGCCGCGCTGGCCGTCGACGCGCGCCGCACCGACGAATCGGGCTGGTGGCGGCTGGTGGCGGTGGCCGCGGGCAGGCCCGTACGGGTCTTCGGCGAGTGCGGGCACCGCGGGTTCGCGCCCCTGGCCGTCTGGGCGCCGGAGTTGATCTCCCTACGGCGCTGA
- a CDS encoding VWA domain-containing protein: protein MTSTTTPAPLPRPTDPPSSETPDPADERLRRWRLVLGGEAGGDGTGRELAGRDAAVDRTLEALYGAGPRPSGAGAGAGDGRRSGGLGASAPRVARWLGDIRSYFPASVVQVMQRDALDRLGLTALLLEPELLEAVEPDVHLVGTLLSLGKAMPEETKATAREVVRKVVGDLERRLASRTRTTLTGALDRSARAARPRHRDIDWNRTVRANLKNYLPEHRTVVPERLVGYARAARSVRKEVILCVDQSGSMAASVVHASVFGAVLASIRALDTRLIAFDTSVVDLTDQLADPVDVLFGVRLGGGTDINRALAYCQSRITRPADTVVVLISDLYEGGVREGMLGRVAAMRASGVRFVTLLALSDEGAPAYDRENAAALAALGTPAFACTPDHFPEVMAAALEQRPLPVPDPGGGT from the coding sequence ATGACCTCGACGACCACTCCCGCACCGCTCCCTCGCCCCACGGATCCGCCGTCCTCCGAAACCCCCGACCCTGCCGACGAACGGCTGCGCCGCTGGCGGCTCGTGCTCGGCGGGGAGGCGGGCGGGGACGGCACCGGCCGCGAGCTCGCGGGCCGGGACGCCGCCGTGGACCGGACACTGGAGGCGCTCTACGGGGCAGGGCCCCGCCCGTCCGGCGCGGGTGCGGGCGCCGGCGACGGCCGGCGGAGCGGTGGTCTCGGAGCCTCCGCCCCGCGGGTCGCCCGCTGGCTGGGGGACATCCGGTCGTACTTTCCGGCGTCCGTCGTTCAGGTGATGCAGCGGGACGCCCTGGACCGGCTCGGCCTGACCGCCCTCCTCCTCGAACCCGAGCTCCTGGAAGCGGTCGAACCGGACGTCCACCTGGTCGGCACCCTGCTGTCGCTCGGCAAGGCGATGCCGGAGGAGACGAAGGCCACCGCCCGCGAGGTCGTCCGCAAGGTGGTCGGGGATCTGGAGCGGCGCCTGGCGTCCCGTACCCGGACCACGCTCACCGGAGCGCTCGACCGGTCGGCCAGGGCCGCCCGGCCCCGCCACCGGGACATCGACTGGAACCGCACCGTCCGGGCCAACCTCAAGAACTACCTGCCCGAGCACCGCACGGTCGTGCCCGAACGGCTCGTCGGCTACGCCCGGGCGGCGCGCTCGGTGCGGAAGGAGGTGATCCTCTGCGTCGACCAGTCCGGATCGATGGCGGCGTCCGTCGTCCACGCCTCCGTCTTCGGCGCCGTCCTGGCCTCGATACGCGCCCTCGACACCCGGCTGATCGCCTTCGACACCTCCGTCGTGGACCTCACCGACCAGCTGGCCGACCCGGTGGACGTGCTCTTCGGCGTGCGCCTCGGCGGGGGCACCGACATCAACCGGGCGCTGGCCTACTGCCAGTCGAGGATCACCCGCCCGGCGGACACCGTCGTCGTCCTGATCAGCGATCTGTACGAGGGCGGCGTACGGGAGGGGATGCTCGGACGGGTCGCGGCCATGCGGGCGTCCGGAGTGCGGTTCGTCACCCTGCTGGCCCTCTCCGACGAGGGCGCCCCGGCGTACGACCGGGAGAACGCGGCGGCCCTCGCCGCGCTCGGCACACCGGCCTTCGCCTGCACCCCCGACCACTTCCCGGAGGTGATGGCGGCCGCCCTGGAGCAGCGGCCGCTGCCCGTACCCGACCCCGGGGGCGGGACGTGA
- the sucC gene encoding ADP-forming succinate--CoA ligase subunit beta: MDLFEYQARDLFAKHGVPVLAGEVIDTPDAARAATERLGGKSVVKAQVKVGGRGKAGGVKLAATPDEAVARATDILGMDIKGHTVHKVMIAETAPEIAEEYYVSYLLDRTNRTFLAMASVAGGMDIEEVAATTPEKLAKVPVDANEGVTIEKAREIVAQAKFPAEVADQVADVLVTLWKTFIAEDALLVEVNPLAKVADGRVIALDGKVSLDANAAFRQPEHEALEDKAAADPLEAAAKAKGLNYVKLDGQVGIIGNGAGLVMSTLDVVAYAGENHGGVKPANFLDIGGGASAEVMANGLEIILGDPDVKSVFVNVFGGITACDAVANGIVQALKLLEDKGEKVEKPLVVRLDGNNAELGRKILNDADHPLVQQVDTMDGAAERAAELAAK; this comes from the coding sequence GTGGACCTGTTCGAGTACCAGGCGAGGGACCTCTTCGCCAAGCACGGTGTACCGGTGCTGGCCGGTGAAGTCATCGACACGCCTGACGCGGCGCGCGCGGCGACTGAGCGCCTTGGCGGCAAGTCGGTCGTCAAGGCGCAGGTGAAGGTCGGTGGCCGCGGCAAGGCCGGCGGCGTGAAGCTGGCCGCCACCCCGGACGAGGCCGTCGCCCGCGCGACGGACATCCTCGGCATGGACATCAAGGGCCACACGGTCCACAAGGTGATGATCGCCGAGACGGCTCCGGAGATCGCCGAGGAGTACTACGTCTCGTACCTCCTCGACCGCACCAACCGCACCTTCCTCGCCATGGCGTCCGTCGCCGGCGGCATGGACATCGAGGAGGTCGCCGCGACGACCCCCGAGAAGCTCGCCAAGGTGCCGGTCGACGCCAACGAGGGTGTCACCATCGAGAAGGCCCGCGAGATCGTCGCCCAGGCGAAGTTCCCGGCCGAGGTCGCCGACCAGGTCGCCGACGTCCTCGTGACCCTGTGGAAGACCTTCATCGCCGAGGACGCCCTCCTCGTCGAGGTCAACCCGCTCGCGAAGGTCGCCGACGGCCGCGTCATCGCGCTCGACGGCAAGGTGTCCCTGGACGCCAACGCCGCGTTCCGCCAGCCGGAGCACGAGGCGCTGGAGGACAAGGCCGCCGCCGACCCGCTGGAGGCCGCGGCCAAGGCCAAGGGCCTCAACTACGTCAAGCTCGACGGCCAGGTCGGCATCATCGGCAACGGCGCGGGTCTCGTCATGAGCACGCTGGACGTCGTCGCCTACGCCGGTGAGAACCACGGTGGCGTCAAGCCCGCCAACTTCCTCGACATCGGTGGCGGCGCCTCCGCTGAGGTGATGGCCAACGGTCTCGAGATCATCCTCGGCGACCCGGACGTCAAGTCCGTCTTCGTCAACGTCTTCGGTGGCATCACCGCCTGTGACGCGGTCGCCAACGGCATCGTCCAGGCCCTGAAGCTCCTTGAGGACAAGGGCGAGAAGGTCGAGAAGCCGCTGGTCGTGCGCCTCGACGGCAACAACGCGGAGCTGGGTCGCAAGATCCTGAACGACGCCGACCACCCGCTGGTGCAGCAGGTGGACACCATGGACGGCGCCGCCGAGCGCGCCGCCGAGCTGGCTGCGAAGTAA
- a CDS encoding ATP-binding protein: MTVPGNRFVPTDAPVTTDASTTHETPAAHETPPTHETPAAEVIRPHAETAFAGELAALAAADDRPRPERWRLSPWAVATYLLGGVLPDGTVITPKYVGPRRVVEVAVTTLATDRALLLLGVPGTAKTWVSEHLAAAVSGDSTLLVQGTAGTAEEAVRYGWDYARLLAHGPSRDALVPSPVMRAMAQGMTARVEELTRIPADVQDSLITVLSEKTLPVPELGEEVQAVRGFNLIATANDRDRGVNELSSALRRRFNTVVLPLPATHEDEVDIVVRRVDQIGRSLDLPAAPGGADEIRRVVTVFRELRGGVTADGRTRLKSPSGTLSTAEAISVVTGGLALAAHFGDGVLRAGDVAAGVLGAVVRDPASDRTVWHEYLETVVRERDGWQDFYRACREVSS, encoded by the coding sequence GTGACCGTGCCCGGAAACCGCTTCGTACCCACCGACGCGCCTGTCACCACCGACGCGTCCACCACCCACGAGACACCTGCCGCCCACGAGACACCTCCCACCCACGAGACGCCCGCCGCCGAAGTCATCCGCCCGCACGCGGAAACGGCGTTCGCCGGCGAGCTGGCGGCCCTGGCGGCGGCGGACGACCGGCCCCGGCCCGAGCGCTGGCGGCTGTCGCCGTGGGCCGTCGCCACCTACCTGCTCGGCGGAGTGCTGCCCGACGGCACGGTGATCACCCCGAAGTACGTGGGCCCGCGGCGGGTTGTCGAGGTCGCCGTGACCACCCTGGCCACGGACCGGGCGCTGCTGCTCCTCGGCGTTCCCGGCACCGCCAAGACCTGGGTGTCCGAACATCTGGCCGCGGCCGTCAGCGGGGACTCCACCCTCCTCGTCCAGGGCACGGCCGGCACGGCCGAGGAGGCCGTCCGCTACGGCTGGGACTACGCCCGGCTGCTGGCGCACGGGCCCAGTCGGGACGCCCTCGTGCCCAGTCCCGTCATGCGGGCCATGGCCCAGGGCATGACCGCCCGGGTCGAGGAACTGACCCGCATCCCCGCCGACGTGCAGGACTCGTTGATCACGGTGCTGTCCGAGAAGACCCTGCCCGTTCCCGAGCTCGGCGAGGAGGTCCAGGCCGTGCGCGGCTTCAACCTCATCGCCACGGCCAACGACCGCGACCGCGGCGTCAACGAGCTGTCCAGCGCCCTGCGCCGCCGCTTCAACACCGTGGTCCTGCCGCTCCCCGCCACGCACGAGGACGAGGTCGACATCGTCGTGCGGCGCGTCGACCAGATCGGCCGCTCCCTCGACCTGCCGGCCGCGCCGGGCGGCGCGGACGAGATCCGCCGGGTCGTCACCGTCTTCCGCGAACTGCGCGGCGGGGTGACGGCGGACGGCCGGACCAGACTCAAATCGCCCTCCGGGACACTCTCCACGGCCGAGGCGATCTCCGTGGTCACTGGCGGCCTGGCGCTGGCCGCGCACTTCGGCGACGGTGTGCTGCGCGCCGGGGACGTCGCGGCCGGCGTCCTCGGGGCGGTCGTCCGCGACCCGGCGTCGGACCGCACGGTCTGGCACGAGTACCTGGAGACGGTCGTCCGGGAGCGGGACGGCTGGCAGGACTTCTACCGCGCCTGCCGCGAGGTGTCGTCATGA
- a CDS encoding DUF5682 family protein, giving the protein MNAPALLGVRHHGPGSARAVRAALERLRPRAVLVEGPPEADRIVHCAADEGMRPPVALLAHAADDPGRAAFWPFAAFSPEWAAIRWALAHGAEVRFIDLPAAHTIAARGTAGRDGPDGAAGPPPDPLALLAGAAGHDDPERWWEDAVEHRGAVRPGDGGPGDDPLGPFRAVAEAMAALRSAPEDAPPGGEAPSAEGGPPNPRDDAVREAHMRLRLRDAVKEFGHEVAVVCGAWHVPALAVRRPVTADRRTLKGLPKVRTEISWVPWTHRRLARSSGYGAGIASPGWYAHLYAAPDRPVERWMSTVARLLREEGRPVSSAHVIESVRLADTLAALRGRPLPGLTETIDAVRAVLCDGSDVPLDLVRDRLVIGDDLGEVPDTAPATPLQRDLTRLQRTLRLTPEAGVKEKELDLRKNTDTERSRLLHRLRLLDVDWGTPLASRAGRGTFRETWRLSWQPELAVRLAEAGVWGTTVEAAATARVEAAAHEADGLADLTTLAERCLLAALPAALPAVLGALADRAALDTDVGHLAEALPALVRSVRYGDVRRTDTAALDDVAAGLADRISVGLPAACAGLDHDAARAMRGHVDAVHRAVALLERPGVGDRWTATLTVLAEREHLPGEVRGRAARLLLDEGTLTADRTARLLGRALSPAVAPADAAAWIEGFTGGTEPGGGLLLLHDERLLGLIDTWLTGIPAGAFTDVLPLLRRTFSEHEPALRRAIGERVRNGPATGPARGRAAPAWDPERAAAVLPTMRLLLGLDDEEHGIQHPPGEGEMVEAGASTRTASTGGGAR; this is encoded by the coding sequence ATGAACGCGCCCGCCCTGCTGGGCGTCCGCCACCACGGACCCGGTTCCGCGCGGGCCGTGCGCGCCGCGCTGGAGCGGCTGCGGCCCCGCGCGGTGCTCGTCGAGGGCCCGCCCGAGGCCGACAGGATCGTCCATTGTGCGGCGGACGAGGGCATGCGGCCCCCGGTCGCGCTGCTCGCTCACGCCGCCGACGATCCCGGCCGGGCCGCCTTCTGGCCGTTCGCCGCCTTCTCGCCGGAGTGGGCCGCCATCCGCTGGGCCCTCGCCCACGGCGCCGAGGTGCGGTTCATCGACCTGCCCGCCGCCCACACCATCGCCGCGCGGGGAACGGCCGGCCGGGACGGGCCGGACGGCGCGGCCGGGCCGCCACCCGACCCGCTCGCCCTGCTGGCCGGGGCCGCGGGCCACGACGACCCCGAGCGCTGGTGGGAGGACGCCGTCGAGCACCGCGGCGCCGTCCGGCCGGGCGACGGCGGGCCCGGTGACGATCCCCTCGGACCCTTCCGGGCCGTCGCCGAGGCCATGGCCGCGCTGCGCTCCGCACCGGAGGACGCGCCGCCGGGCGGTGAAGCGCCGTCGGCGGAAGGCGGGCCGCCGAACCCGCGCGACGACGCCGTACGGGAGGCCCACATGCGGCTGCGGCTCCGCGACGCGGTCAAGGAGTTCGGGCACGAGGTCGCCGTCGTCTGCGGCGCCTGGCACGTGCCCGCCCTGGCGGTCCGGCGTCCCGTCACCGCCGACCGGCGGACGCTCAAGGGGCTGCCGAAGGTCAGGACGGAGATCTCCTGGGTGCCCTGGACCCACCGCCGTCTCGCCCGGAGCAGCGGTTACGGCGCCGGGATCGCCTCGCCCGGCTGGTACGCCCACCTGTACGCGGCCCCGGACCGCCCGGTCGAACGCTGGATGTCCACGGTCGCCCGGCTGTTGCGCGAGGAGGGCCGGCCGGTCTCGTCCGCGCACGTCATCGAGTCCGTCCGGCTCGCCGACACGCTCGCCGCCCTCCGCGGCCGGCCGCTCCCCGGCCTCACCGAGACAATCGACGCCGTGCGCGCCGTGCTGTGCGACGGCTCGGACGTGCCGCTCGACCTGGTGCGCGACCGGCTCGTCATCGGCGACGACCTCGGCGAGGTCCCCGACACCGCACCCGCCACACCACTCCAGCGCGACCTCACGCGCCTCCAGCGCACCCTGCGCCTCACACCCGAAGCGGGCGTGAAAGAAAAGGAGTTGGACCTCCGCAAGAACACCGACACCGAGCGGAGCCGGCTGCTGCACCGCCTCCGGCTCCTCGACGTCGACTGGGGCACACCCCTCGCCTCGCGCGCCGGCCGTGGCACCTTCCGCGAGACATGGCGCCTGTCCTGGCAGCCGGAACTGGCCGTCCGGCTCGCCGAAGCGGGCGTCTGGGGCACCACCGTCGAAGCCGCCGCGACCGCCCGCGTGGAAGCCGCCGCACACGAGGCGGACGGCCTCGCCGACCTCACCACCCTGGCGGAACGGTGCCTGCTCGCCGCGCTGCCCGCCGCCCTCCCCGCCGTCCTGGGCGCCCTCGCCGACCGCGCCGCCCTCGACACGGACGTCGGCCACCTCGCCGAGGCCCTGCCCGCCCTGGTCCGCTCGGTGCGCTACGGGGATGTGCGCCGCACGGACACCGCGGCCCTCGACGACGTGGCGGCCGGCCTCGCCGACCGGATCTCCGTCGGTCTCCCCGCCGCCTGCGCCGGGCTCGACCACGACGCCGCGCGGGCGATGAGGGGCCATGTCGACGCCGTCCACCGGGCGGTGGCCCTCCTGGAACGCCCCGGCGTCGGCGACCGCTGGACGGCGACGCTCACCGTCCTCGCCGAACGCGAACACCTCCCCGGAGAAGTGCGCGGCCGGGCGGCCCGTCTCCTGCTCGACGAGGGCACGCTGACCGCCGACCGGACCGCCCGGCTCCTGGGCCGCGCCCTCTCACCCGCCGTGGCTCCCGCCGACGCGGCGGCCTGGATCGAGGGGTTCACCGGCGGCACCGAGCCCGGCGGCGGGCTGCTGCTCCTTCACGACGAGCGGCTGCTCGGCCTGATCGACACCTGGCTCACCGGCATCCCCGCCGGCGCGTTCACCGACGTCCTGCCCCTGCTCCGCCGCACCTTCTCGGAGCACGAGCCGGCCCTCCGCCGCGCGATCGGCGAACGCGTCAGAAACGGCCCGGCCACCGGCCCGGCACGCGGACGCGCCGCACCGGCCTGGGACCCGGAGCGCGCGGCGGCCGTACTGCCCACGATGCGGCTGCTCCTGGGCCTGGACGACGAGGAGCACGGCATACAACACCCGCCTGGCGAAGGGGAGATGGTGGAAGCAGGAGCGAGCACCCGGACGGCATCCACCGGGGGAGGGGCGCGATGA